ACGTTTTTTCCTTTCTGATGGCCTTGATCATGTCTGGCATCATGTCGATGGTGATCTCGCTGTTCAATATCGGCTGGGTAGACAATATTCTGGCGATCTGGCTAAAGGCGTGGATGCTGGCGTTCGTGGTAGCGTTCCCGACCATTACCGTAGTGGTGCCGGTGGTGCGTTATCTGGTGTCATTTATCGTGGCGTCAGACAAGAACATCTGAGCCCATTATAAGCGCCCCAGACGGAGCGCTTATTAGCGCAGTGGCAGACCTCAGTCCAGCAGTCGCACATCATCAGCGGTCACTACCGCCTGGTGAGAATAATCTGCCCGCAACGGGCGAGACACATTATTCTGAGCGATCAGGTAATCGACAAGGCTTTGGGTGTACAGCAGGTAAGTATTTACCGACCGCCCATCCTCGGTCACCGTACCCAGTGTGGTGTAACCGTCACGACCTTCAGCGATAAAGTCATTGGTCACCAACACGTAAGTACGATTCAGCGCTATCGGCGCCC
This genomic stretch from Halopseudomonas pelagia harbors:
- a CDS encoding DUF2798 domain-containing protein, which translates into the protein MIPQKYAAYVFSFLMALIMSGIMSMVISLFNIGWVDNILAIWLKAWMLAFVVAFPTITVVVPVVRYLVSFIVASDKNI